The proteins below are encoded in one region of Periplaneta americana isolate PAMFEO1 chromosome 11, P.americana_PAMFEO1_priV1, whole genome shotgun sequence:
- the LOC138708787 gene encoding small integral membrane protein 14, whose amino-acid sequence MSDEGFDPCECIWSHEMAMRRLLSLLRQSQAYCTETECLEELPGGLPSAQGASNNIFLMAVCWIAVALVLFMLRPNNLRGRDDSKPHDNGFGPRGTPPAPPPAVN is encoded by the exons atgagtgacGAAGGATTTGATCCTTGTGAATGCATTTGGAGCCATGAGATGGCAATGAGACGTTTACTTTCACTG tTACGTCAGTCTCAAGCTTATTGCACAGAGACGGAATGTTTGGAAGAAT TGCCGGGCGGCCTGCCAAGTGCCCAGGGTGCTTCCAACAATATCTTCTTGATGGCAGTATGCTGGATTGCTGTAGCCCTGGTTCTTTTCATGCTGAGACCCAACAACCTTCGTGGTCGTGATGACTCTAAACCTCATGACAATGGATTT gGTCCTCGTGGCACTCCACCTGCGCCTCCACCGGCTGTGAACTGA